From the Bacteroidota bacterium genome, the window ACGGAAAAAGATGGGATTTTAAGTATTAAAGGACAAATAAGTGGTGATGGCTTTCCAGATGCAGAAACATTCATTAAAGACAACTCCGGACAATCATTGATGTTAGGAACATATAACCACGGGTCAATGGGTAATCCAGCGTGGTCTTTGCCAGGTGATGGAAATAAACAAATGATTGGTGTAAATGTGCAGGTTGAACTAACAAAAGATGGGAACTTTAGTAAAGCCTGGTCAATAGATGGTAAGGGGAATAAAACAGCATTAGACATTATAGCACCAGAAACAGAGAAAAAATAATGAAACAGTTTAAAATATTTGTTCTTTTATTCTTTCTTTTTGGCTGTAGCAGGAATGAAAAAGTAATGGTTTATTTAATTCCTGAAGGATATGAAGGGCCTTTGGTGTTGATTGAAGACCCACAAGCAGAAGACACGCTTGAAATAAAAGAAGACACTATTGTTTTTGATTTTAGAGAATCAGTAATATTGAGGCTGAAAGGCAAGTTTATAGAAGGTTCAAATCTTTTGTCAAATCTTAAATATTATTATGTGGACAATGTTGGAAATAAAACAGAAATACCGATTGCTTTAGGGAACTATACTCAAAAAGACAGTAATACTGTTTACCTTCATTTAAAGCATACTCAAATAAGAGAAAACTCTAAATGTGATATTGTATCTACTCCAGAAAATTTTAGTGTAAACATTAGAAAACAAAATCATCTTTGCGATAGCCTTTTTGCAATATATCCATAGCGTACCACCGCCCAGGCTTAACAGCTTGGGCGTTTATTTTCTATACGCTTTACTTGTTTTATAATCTCTCAAATAAGCATCCATCACATTAAAGAGTTCCGTTTGTTTAGCAGTTGGCAGCTTTGAAATATCTTCCAACCGTTCCAACATATTAGCATCCTTCACAAGCAAAGAAGATTTACCTACCAAGAAATCTAAACTTACTTCCAATGCTTCGGCAATGTTAGTGGCAATCTCAACGGAAGGCATCATATCCCCACGTTCATAACGCCCCACAATAGGCCCAGATGTGCCTATCTTCTCTGCGAGTTCTTCACGGGAAAGCCCTTTTTCTTTACGGGCTTGCATCATTCTATCACCAAATTTTACACTCATACGTGCCTAAAAGTTGTTTATCTGTAATGTTTTGGCAAAAATAAGACAAGTAAACGTAACAAGCAATTAGTAAAAGTGTTGTTTTTTTGGAATGGATAGTTTACTTTTGTCACCGAAACGTAACAAGAAAAATATTTTACAATGGCAAACACTCTGAACACACAGAACTCCGACCACATTACAATGAAATATGAGCAGCTTTTATTTTCTGTGCTTGGCGGGATAAGGCTTGAAGGACTGGACAGGTTAAGAGTAACGGTAAAAATAGAATTTAAGCAGCAAGCCATCAGGCACAATTTAGACTTATACAACGATACCCAAGCAGACAAATTAATCAGGAAGACCGCAGAAAGGTTAGAGATAGGCACAAGCTACATCAGCAAAGCAATAGGACAGTTAATCAATGAGCTTGAAAATTACAGGTTGGAAGAAATACAGAAACAGGCAGTAAAGCAGGAAACCCGCAAAGTCCTTACAGCAGAAGAAAAACAGGCAGCCATAGAATTTTTAAAGCAACCTGAATTACTAAAGCGAACTAATGAAATAATAGGAAAAGCAGGGGTAATAGGGGAAGAATTAAACAGGCTGTTAATGTTCCTGATTTTTACAAGCAGAAAAACATACCGCCCTTTGCACATTGTAAGCTTTGGAAGTTCAGGCGTAGGAAAAAGCCACCTTCAGGAAAAAGTAGGGGAACTGATACCGCAGGAAGAAAAAATAGAAATTACATCACTTACCGGAAATGCCTTTTACTACTTTGACAAAGACGAGTTAGGCCACAAGCTTGTATTAATAGAAGATTTAGACGGAGCTCTTGCGGCTCTCTATCCCATCAGGGAGCTACAGAGCAAGCAGAAAATCAGCAAGACCGTAACCATCA encodes:
- a CDS encoding helix-turn-helix transcriptional regulator — protein: MSVKFGDRMMQARKEKGLSREELAEKIGTSGPIVGRYERGDMMPSVEIATNIAEALEVSLDFLVGKSSLLVKDANMLERLEDISKLPTAKQTELFNVMDAYLRDYKTSKAYRK